One part of the Sebastes fasciatus isolate fSebFas1 chromosome 8, fSebFas1.pri, whole genome shotgun sequence genome encodes these proteins:
- the icmt gene encoding protein-S-isoprenylcysteine O-methyltransferase, which translates to MAGSKLVLEGRVSIKAFILGLSVVVIPLIRTWFGHHDWVFDYLTETSGKIVICVHIAVSNGLLLLLYRGPLYKVAVRACFLGVTFGCGLIISCSETTWTHFGWYMCSLSFFHYSEYLVTAFINPRSLSLDSFLLNHSVEYTLAAVSSWLEFTVEKLTVPELKQLNWLSVVGLLLVLCGEGLRKSAMLTAGSNFNHIVQNEKAQSHVLVTTGVYSYFRHPSYVGWFYWSAGTQIMLCNPVCILGYTIASWRFFRERIEEEELSLIHFFADDYVEYKKKVPTGLPFISGIRVN; encoded by the exons ATGGCAGGCAGTAAGTTGGTGCTAGAAGGAAGAGTAAGTATAAAAGCGTTTATTTTAGGACTCAGCGTGGTTGTAATCCCATTGATCAGGACGTGGTTCGGACATCATGACTGGGTCTTTGATTATCTGACGGAAACTTCTGGGAAGATCGTGATTTGTGTCCACATTGCAGTGAGCAACGGCCTCTTGCTACTCCTCTACAGAGGACCGCTGTATAAG GTTGCTGTGAGAGCCTGCTTTCTGGGAGTCACTTTTGGCTGTGGCTTAATTATAAGCTGCTCTGAAACCACTTGGACACATTTTGGCTG GTACATGTGCTCGCTGTCCTTCTTCCATTACTCTGAGTACCTGGTGACGGCCTTCATCAACCCTCGCAGCCTGTCGCTGGACTCATTCCTGCTCAACCACAGTGTGGAGTATACCCTGGCTGCTGTCTCATCATGGTTGGAGTTCACTGTGGAAAAGCTGACCGTTCCAG AGCTGAAGCAGCTGAACTGGTTGAGCGTCGTGGGTCTGCTCCTGGTGCTGTGTGGTGAGGGGCTGCGTAAGTCGGCTATGTTGACGGCCGGATCCAACTTCAACCACATTGTCCAGAATGAGAAGGCCCAGAGCCACGTGCTGGTCACCACCGGGGTCTACTCCTACTTCAGACACCCCTCCTACGTGGGCTGGTTCTACTGGAGCGCAGGAACACag ATCATGTTGTGTAACCCGGTGTGTATACTGGGCTACACGATAGCCAGCTGGCGGTTCTTCCGGGAGCGGatcgaggaggaggagctctCCCTCATCCATTTCTTTGCCGATGACTATGTGGAGTACAAGAAGAAGGTCCCCACCGGGCTGCCCTTCATCTCGGGCATTCGTGTCAACTAG